gtATATACAAAACCCCTACcaagtatatttaaaaaacgCCAGTTCTTCGGTTTTCTCGGTTTCGACTGGTTTTGACTGATTTGATAACATGGACGGTCTGACAATcatatttcattaattaaatttaaaaaatgaatattttatagATAGCAAAGATTAAAAAGATCACTAAATGGACAACTCAACGTTGTTTAATCAAAAACATTAAACGATACATTCGTTTAACATATATGTCTTCAATACAATATTAGTAAACACAAATCTTTCAAATAAAGACTTTAGACAAATGAAGaaaaagttattttctttttgcataatttataacttttttttttgttatggttATAATTTTAAGATAAAGACTTGTCGAGTGAGAGAGAGCTATAGAAGAGAACCCTAATCCCTTTCTATTTTAAAtagtttaatttattatttttttaaaaaataaataaaaaatagaaaatgatgTGGCAGTCCACTTAGGATGCCACATATCAATGGAATTCAATATTTCGATGCCACATGGACTTCTGTtagttgacttaacatttgagactaaaaccaaaactaaaaattaattttaaagtatagggacgaaaaccaaaactcaatataaaagtAGGGATTGAAATcatattttaccaaaaaaaagtaaaataaagacATCCTTTGTGTTATAGTATAATCTAATGTCACTTAccattaacttttttatttttatgtctccTTCAATGTGTTTCACCTTAAAAATTGAAGTAATATTGGATTTTTTTCCGAAGCAGTGAAGTAATATTGGATTGTGAAGTGAACTTTGAACATTTTGCTTTACTTTACTCCCTCcgccggacacaaatataagaaaaaaataattcaaattttggacacaaatataagtaaaagtcaattacttttaaactaattaatagtAATATTTCTAATATAcgcttatttaatcattttactttttaaaagtttatgtgatttacaacacataaatcacttttcaaaggatAATACagtatagtaaacttaactgatattttgcattaaatcaataaaattaactatacttaactaaatttcttaaacaacgcgtaaacaattattttttcatatatttatgtCCGGAGAGATTACCATTTTCCTGTACCGTGTAGCTGTAACACGTCATGGCTGACCCAATGGTTTCCGTGTTTAATCCGCACCATGAACACCAAAATATCATTGTCAATTGCTAGTAATTGTTTTTTACGTGAACAATTACGGGTAATTGTTAAAAGGATAAGACAGATTATGAAGTATattgaaaaggaaaataaaatatattatttcagAAGTTGAttatacaattattttttaataaaatatcgTTATTTTCGATCTTTTGTATAACTGACATGAGTTTGCaagtattaatatattattataatataaattaaatacattaattattattaaattacaaTTTAAAGGATATGCATCGTCGGTgtaaattaatttcatattgacaactaataaaaatagttcaattttacatttcttacaaaaaaatagAGTTAACTAGGGTGACGCGGCGAGAAATATAGTTGacagtataaaataattttatattctcAATGTATATTTATTTTCCTCGTTAATTTTTTATCACTGTGAgtataactcagttgatagggacattatatattattatagaaaCTGAGTTTCGAGATCCATACTaccacttattcattttaaaaagtgaaattctaagCACTAACGCCAAGAGATTTTTCAAATATTCACGAAATCAATAAACTATTTTGGAGTGTGGTACAAAGACTGATTTGATAGTTTAGTCGGCTGAACAAACTAGTTTGGAGTGTGGTACAAAGTTGCCACGTGTcccaaaaagaaagaaaagaaaatgcaactcctaattcattcattcacataTAAATTTTAGTGAAAATCTACTATTTAATACACTCTAAATTTCTCCTCAAactctcaaacaaacaaacaaactccAATTCTCTCATTTTCCAGACTCTCTTGAGGTATACAATCTCTTCTCCATCCTCTTGTTGCCTATTGCTTCTGttccttcaatttttcttcactttttaCATGTCTCAGTTTGGTGTTAAGTTCTATATTAGTActactttttactttcatttaTCTATTCTTGAGTCTTGATCATATACTTGCACAATACTCTATCCTTTTTGTTTGGTCATTAGTTTCTATAATCTCCATCTAATATTGCTAATTATAACTTTGTTTATATGTgctcgtgagcttaactcagttggtagggacatcgcactatatgtgcaggatcCTGGGTGGCTACttgacgaaaaaaaaaaaaaactttgtttatATAAAACAAGTTTGTTTGGTCACAAGTTATGTCatataataattaatgtttttaaaGTGTTCTGTTCTTCTGTCACCACAATTGTATTCAGTCACAACATCAAATTTTTTAGTAACTGTAGTTGTGATTGCAATTGAAGCTGCGCTTGCACCAACTGTATTTAGTTGCGTTGCGATGTGAGTGTGATTTAAATTCTTGATGATCATGATTTTGTTCAAACTATGTCTTTTTCATGCTTATTTGTGTAGTTAGTAATTTTGTACATCTTGTTTATTCTTTGGCTTACTTCAATTCTTTAAAGGCTTCCTAAGAGGACTTTTTTGCAAGATTTATCTTTTGATCATTATACTCATTTAATTGCATAATAATTCAATTGTACTTTACATGTCAATGAATTTTATGAGCACAATCGGCTCTTTAatgttttattaataataattactaATAAAGATTTTGCTAACAGATCAACATGTGTTCTACTTCTATGTCTGGAAATTTTGTATTTTCACTTGCAATACTTCTTCTGTTGTTGAGCACATCATGCTCAGGTTCAATTCTGAAGACAGAAGCTAGGATAAAATCAGCTGTTTTTTTGTCCACTAAATTTGAGCTAGGACCTGGATCAGTTAGCAATAGATTTTATTATGATATTGATTTTCCAAGAGGTCATATAGCACTCAAGAGTTTCAATGCTGAAGTAGTTGATGAAGCTGGTATTCCTGTACCTCTCCATGAAACTTATCTCCATCATTGGCTTGTTGTAAGATATCATCAAAGTAAATACTCGGATAGAGTTCATGTTAGGAACAGTGGCATATGTCAGGGAGATAGTCTTGGACAGTACTTTGGCCTTGGATCCGAAACACGAGGAACAGCGACTGATATTCCGGATCCTTTTGGAATTGAGATAGGTAATCCTGCAGAGATTCCGGAAGGGTTTGAGGAGAAATGGATGGTTAATATTCATGCTATTGATACGCGTGGCGCAGAGGATAAATCAGGGTGTACTGAGTGTAAGTGTGACTTTTATAATGTTACGGTGGATTCATATGGAAGGTCTATTAGGCCAGATTATAAAGGAGGTTTGTTATGTTGTTATGATTATACACAGTGCAAGCTGAAGGAAGGTTTTGAGGGTCCAAAGAGAAGCCTCTACTTAAGATACACAGTGAAATGGATTGATTGGGATGATTATATAGTGCCTGTtaagatatatatatttgatgtgACTGATACTTTGAAACTATCAGATGGTTCAAAAGGAACAAACTCAGATCATAATTGCAAGGTAAATGAGTTCATCAAGAAACATTTGGTTTGTTGAAATGGGTTCTGTGTAGTTGGGATACACGGCTTTCACGTAGTCAATGCACCAGTGACTGTTGGATAAAAATCGGACAATTCACAAAATATATAgattttgattgttttaaaatccaaaatacCGCGCTTTGAATCTTTGATCATCCAATACGGTTACTGGTCTGCTGATTGTGTGAATGTAGAGTATCTAAACTATAGGGAATTATATATGTAGTTTGTTTGTCTAAATCTGAATTTAACTCTAAAACATCCATTACTTTGTTGGGTATTATATAGTGAGCAACAtggtttttttttgggtttcaGAATGAGTATCAAGTAGAATCTTGCAGTACAAACAACAAGGAGGAAAATGGTTGTGTTCATGTAATGAAGACAAATCTCCCATTACAAACTGGTGGCTATGTGATCTATGCTGTTGCTCATCAACATTCAGGTGGAATTGGATCGACTCTATATGGACAGGTGATTTGCAATATTTATAACTTATAGTCATTCTTAAATACTTGATAGTGGTAAGACTTTGACTTTGAAACTTCAATACTTGGTCGTTTTTCGTATCTGTTTACTTTTGTACCAGGGTTGTTTTCTAGTACTTTTACTTTTGATCAAGAAGTTAAACATTGTGCAGTAGCTTGTTTTGTGAAATTTGTGAATTATGTTTTCAGGACGGTAGGGTTATATGTTCATCTATACCAACTTATGGAAATGGGAATGAAGCAGGAAATGAAGTAGGGTACATTGTAGGAATGTCCACTTGTTATCCTCAACCAGGTTCTGTCAAGATAATCGATGGTGAAACTTTAACTCTAGAGTCTAACTACAACAACACCAAAGAACACACCGGAGTAATGGGGCTGTTCTACTTATTGGTTGCAGAACAACTCCCATACCAACACTTTAGATATTCTACTCGTTCTTCATTTTTTATGGATGTAAATAAATGGTAATATAAGCGGAGTGACATGATATTAAATTACTATATGGTTGGTTAAGACTTGAGAGGAATAAAGACAAGATTGGAAAGTGTAATTGGATAATTACACTTTTTTCTCTTTGTATGTAGCTAGCTATAGGAGTTAAACAAGAGGTGAGCATATTCTCTAGTTTTAGTGATATACAGTTTGAATTTTTGGATTCATCAACTCTTTCTTGTGTCATATATGAATATGTTATATGGCTATGTGATAAGTATCATATATGGATATAGATATGTGATAAGTTTGTTGGACCATAGTTTCTTAATGTAAAGGGGATTTTCATTTATAATGAAGAATATATCTGTTTCATTAGAGTACTTATAACTCATtagccatttttatttattttgatgttaCACTTCACAAATTTTAGGCAATGGATATGGACAAACCATGTTTAGGTTTAATATTAGGAATTGTGAGTAGCTAATGTTGTTTATGTCCTGAAGTTACTTAAAAGATCATCTCTCTTGAAACATACTTGCAAAGTGGCTATGCAACAAGTATAGGGTCCGGCCACGGGGGTGGCTGCACTACTGCCGAAAACACATTTTAACAGAAGATATTCAGTTAGTTGTCTGTCACCCCTGGCCAAATTGCGAACGCATTTACTTCCTCTTCCATCTTCCACTGACTCCTCACTGACGTTGCTTCATTGTCCGTCTGTGCATCGTCGTTCATAGCTCCATCGTCGCTGCTCCCTCCATTTGCAACTTCCTCTCAACTCTGGCCGCCGTCACTTCCTCAGTTGTCACCATTGCATTTCAATTAGGTTAGTTTTTGTCCATGTTCGTCTCTCTCGTTTCAATAGTCAGAACAAACTCATTTGTCAAGGCCTCAAGGGTAGAAAGTGATAGTAATAGGTTAACACATTTTTATAGAACTAATCTCTGATCTGAAACGCTAATTTAGCATCTGAAACAATCTTACAGTGTAGTGTAACAAACAGGATCCTGGCATAAATATTTTATAGCCCCTTAAATCAGAAAGATAGATATACACAAGTCATGAGATTAAGGCAGTACAAAAGAATAACAGGTCATGTGCAGACATAGTAACAATCAATCAAAGGGTTTGGTTAGAATTTGAGTTGAGTTTAATTCGATCTTataaaatcggcttgtaaggagAGTGGTGTCCAAATTTTATAAACACTATAGAACCACAGTTCTGATATACTCGCAACATTTTATATCCAACATTCGACTGAACCACTAACATTTAAAATCCAACATTTAGTGTCTTTCCAAATATACTCGCAAGAACATCCATGTTTATTGGATAATATAGAGTAAATTAGCTCCCTCAAGGATAGATTGTTCAGGAGAACCTGAGTTCGATATTTGGtgggaataattttttgtcaaactttCCTTACCTCACGACCGAACATTGAAATATTGCAGCCCATCCCTCTGAAATATTCGTACACatttataaagataaatgaCATGTGTGagataaaaaataagataaaggatgaatatgttataaataaataaaataattgatgaatATGTTacaaacaaatatgataaaagatttAGTTGGTtgcctgaccaaaaaaaaaaaaagatttagttGGTTGTATCGGGATATTATATGAAATTGCAcctattatatttaatttaatttataatgatatcgggatattatatgaaattatttaTTGATTGTATTAACAAATGATATATAAAACCATATCATATAAACAAATTCTTCCCCGTGCGTCGCACGGGTGGGAAATCTAGTATGTTacaaacaaatatgataaaagatttAGTTGTgcacatttataaaaataagtgatcaatttgggaaaaaaaaagataaagaaaaaatctattgcaaataaataaagataaataactCCTAGTGTaattttgtcacatttttttagatttattgaataacacCTATGTATTCGAGAAAAGAGAAACTGGGTAAGAAAAGATAAGTGTTCTCTTTGCTTGTTTGGTTGGGTAGAAAAATTGAACTAAAGGAATTAGTATTTTGTGAAGACACTTATGCTCctatatagaaaataaatacGTAAAACTCACTTGGATTGGTGCATTAGTATTGGCTTGGGAGTGTGTTCCTCTTGATGTCTgaagttcgattctctctggcatcaatttgagtgggctaatttagcttcttaaaaaaaaaaaaaaaatagtaagatatcactttgtgaagtagttctgaattttaaaaaattcaacgGATAAATTTAGTATTTAGAATAATATAGAGTAAGCCAGCTCATTTTCTGTgtcattttcttatatatttttgaagATGGAGAAATTTTTTTAGAGGTGGGATGGGAGCACCAACATATCATTGTCAATGAATAATTACCAGTAATTGTTAAAAGGATAAGACAAATTATGAAGTATATTTTTGTTAGATGATAGAGGAGTGATAGTGCATTAAGGTGctaacatagttgggatgtcgaTGACTTACTATGATGTCATGCTTTtcatttttgcttaaaaaaaaaaatttagacatTCTCAGAAGttgattattttttggtttttcaccaccagtttaatctggttcggggggtcagttctggcatcaagtggttccagtcccctcTCGATCGTAGTTgcaggggatcgaaccgcgatccttcctaccaagttcagcgccaatcaccactaaaccaaccaACTGACGATTGGTATTCTCAGAAGTTGATTATaccatttatttttaataaaatgcttaagctattaaaatatattaatttagtcGGGTAAATATATTTAGGGGGAGGAGTGATATATCAACACAAATTTATAGATAAAAATACGACAcattctctcttccctcacaTTATGCAATtcaaaaatgcaaaaaatattaaaaaaaataaaaagtatgttgtactccctccgtcccaaaatataagcaaatatggGTCagagaaacttgatgtatttggttaaagatttggaccaaatacattcacttttgttgacctacttttgcttatattttgggacggagtagtatatttgtttgatatttgTATTTGAATAACATTTTTGATTTAGGGCTACGTGTcccaaaaaggaaagaaaagataatttaaaatattgaattacAATCTCTACACttgcattcattcattcattatctTATCTACTATTTAATACCGACACACTCTAAATTTCCAGACTCTGTCATTTTCCAGACTTTCTTGAGGTATGCAATCTCATCTATCTATTCTTGATCATATACTCTATCCTTTTTGGTCATTAGTTTCTATAATCACTATCTAATATTGctaattatactttttttttttaatataaaacaaagtTGCTTGATCATaagtttatgttttaaaaatgttATGTTCTGTGACAACAATTGTAGTCACAACATCAAAATTTTCAT
This portion of the Trifolium pratense cultivar HEN17-A07 linkage group LG3, ARS_RC_1.1, whole genome shotgun sequence genome encodes:
- the LOC123918075 gene encoding uncharacterized protein LOC123918075 yields the protein MCSTSMSGNFVFSLAILLLLLSTSCSGSILKTEARIKSAVFLSTKFELGPGSVSNRFYYDIDFPRGHIALKSFNAEVVDEAGIPVPLHETYLHHWLVVRYHQSKYSDRVHVRNSGICQGDSLGQYFGLGSETRGTATDIPDPFGIEIGNPAEIPEGFEEKWMVNIHAIDTRGAEDKSGCTECKCDFYNVTVDSYGRSIRPDYKGGLLCCYDYTQCKLKEGFEGPKRSLYLRYTVKWIDWDDYIVPVKIYIFDVTDTLKLSDGSKGTNSDHNCKNEYQVESCSTNNKEENGCVHVMKTNLPLQTGGYVIYAVAHQHSGGIGSTLYGQDGRVICSSIPTYGNGNEAGNEVGYIVGMSTCYPQPGSVKIIDGETLTLESNYNNTKEHTGVMGLFYLLVAEQLPYQHFRYSTRSSFFMDVNKW